A region of Deinococcus aestuarii DNA encodes the following proteins:
- a CDS encoding TetR/AcrR family transcriptional regulator: MIGPPKRLASPDRRAQILDAAEALFIERGFEGVTMPDLAGRLGTSRPTIYTYFTSTEAMLAAVLERRLGALWEHIAPLLPQLATGGAEQFSLLTRELLRERELLLLLHSGGGPTFQAHRRAFLYGLETRLEAHRPAPPERHPHLLRLVILTLEATALAALHGDLPGEGELPETLGAFVRGGMDRVLGRGEGNGEGN; the protein is encoded by the coding sequence ATGATCGGTCCTCCCAAGCGTCTCGCGTCCCCGGATCGCCGGGCACAGATTCTGGACGCCGCCGAGGCCCTGTTCATCGAGCGGGGCTTCGAGGGCGTGACCATGCCCGACCTCGCCGGGCGGCTGGGCACGTCGCGGCCCACGATCTACACCTACTTCACCTCGACGGAGGCGATGCTCGCGGCCGTCCTCGAACGGCGGCTGGGGGCCCTGTGGGAGCACATCGCGCCGCTGCTGCCGCAGCTCGCCACGGGCGGGGCCGAGCAGTTCTCGCTCCTGACCCGCGAGCTGCTGCGCGAGCGCGAACTGCTGCTGCTGCTGCACAGCGGCGGCGGCCCGACCTTCCAGGCCCACCGCCGCGCCTTCCTCTACGGGCTGGAGACGCGGCTGGAGGCCCACCGCCCCGCCCCGCCGGAGAGACACCCCCACCTCCTGCGCCTCGTGATCCTGACGCTGGAGGCGACCGCCCTGGCCGCCCTGCACGGCGACCTGCCGGGAGAGGGCGAGCTGCCGGAGACCCTCGGGGCCTTCGTGCGCGGGGGGATGGACCGCGTGCTGGGGCGCGGCGAGGGGAATGGCGAGGGGAATTAG
- a CDS encoding alpha/beta hydrolase, translated as MPLDPHLQEVLLQLAAAPQPNGLEEMRAAVIANAARSPKRDVTIAGTRDLTLPGPASELPARLYTPLGQGPHPLTVFFHGGGFVAYSIETHDHVCRELCAEGDTAVLSVEYRLAPEHRFPAGVDDAYAALVWAAEHGQELGTDSTRLAVAGDSAGASLCIACTQRARDEDGPAVRAQLLIYPAADFVNVDRYPSRRENAEGYFLTEERMAFFGQMYLADPAHAAHPHVSPLHAAQLHDLPPALVLTAEFDPLRDEGIAYVGALREAGVRAEHQPGPGMIHGFANMTAFSPAAAELIDRAAGWLKAELS; from the coding sequence ATGCCCCTCGATCCCCACCTGCAAGAAGTCCTGCTCCAGCTCGCCGCCGCCCCCCAGCCGAACGGCCTGGAGGAGATGCGCGCCGCCGTGATCGCCAACGCGGCCCGCTCGCCCAAACGGGACGTGACCATCGCCGGGACGCGCGACCTGACCCTCCCCGGCCCGGCCTCCGAACTGCCCGCCCGGCTGTACACGCCGCTGGGGCAGGGGCCGCACCCGCTGACCGTGTTCTTCCACGGGGGCGGCTTCGTCGCGTACTCCATCGAGACGCACGACCACGTGTGCCGCGAGCTGTGCGCGGAGGGGGACACCGCCGTCCTGAGCGTCGAGTACCGCCTCGCGCCCGAGCACCGCTTCCCCGCCGGGGTGGACGACGCCTACGCCGCCCTGGTGTGGGCTGCCGAACACGGGCAGGAACTTGGGACCGACTCCACCCGGCTCGCGGTGGCGGGGGACAGCGCGGGCGCGAGCCTGTGTATCGCCTGCACCCAGCGGGCGCGGGACGAGGACGGACCCGCCGTCCGAGCGCAACTCCTGATCTACCCGGCCGCCGATTTCGTCAACGTGGACCGTTACCCCAGCCGCCGCGAGAACGCCGAGGGCTACTTCCTGACCGAGGAGCGCATGGCCTTCTTCGGCCAGATGTACCTCGCCGACCCCGCGCACGCCGCGCACCCGCACGTCAGCCCCCTGCACGCCGCCCAGCTCCACGACCTGCCGCCTGCCCTCGTCCTGACCGCCGAGTTCGACCCCCTGCGCGACGAGGGGATCGCCTACGTCGGGGCGCTGCGGGAGGCGGGCGTGCGCGCCGAACACCAGCCCGGCCCCGGCATGATCCACGGCTTCGCCAACATGACGGCCTTCTCGCCCGCCGCCGCCGAGCTGATCGACCGGGCGGCGGGGTGGCTGAAGGCGGAGCTGTCGTAA
- a CDS encoding histidine phosphatase family protein, giving the protein MSTLILVRHGQATPFEADTDRLSRLGEEQARAVGTFLAESGVEPSDVFCGSLVRQRESARLAAEGAGGDWPEPVVDPRLAEYDGDGLIRTLAPLLAARDPKFDALLRASEEGRLGPERNRHFQRMLEPLAEAYLRGEVAHGDVETWAAFRARVHAFLRERLAGPSGRTVLAFSSGGVIGVTVAAVLRAPDDSALTLNWRVRNGSLTRVTYGGGRASLDAFNETAHLGPDLTSWR; this is encoded by the coding sequence TTGAGCACCCTCATCCTCGTCCGGCACGGGCAGGCCACCCCCTTCGAGGCCGACACCGACCGCCTCTCCCGCTTGGGGGAGGAGCAGGCCCGCGCGGTGGGCACCTTCCTCGCCGAGTCGGGGGTGGAGCCCAGCGACGTGTTCTGCGGCTCCCTCGTCCGGCAGCGGGAGAGCGCCCGGCTGGCGGCCGAGGGGGCGGGGGGAGACTGGCCCGAGCCCGTGGTGGACCCCCGTCTCGCCGAGTACGACGGCGACGGCCTGATTCGCACCCTCGCCCCGCTGCTCGCTGCCCGTGACCCGAAGTTCGACGCCCTGCTGCGCGCCTCGGAGGAGGGTCGCCTGGGGCCGGAGCGTAACCGCCACTTCCAGCGGATGCTCGAACCGCTCGCCGAGGCGTACCTGCGAGGCGAGGTGGCGCACGGGGACGTGGAGACCTGGGCCGCCTTCCGCGCCCGCGTGCACGCTTTCCTGCGCGAGCGGCTCGCCGGGCCCTCCGGGCGCACCGTCCTCGCCTTCTCCTCGGGCGGCGTGATCGGCGTCACCGTCGCCGCCGTCCTGCGCGCCCCCGACGACTCGGCCCTGACGCTGAACTGGCGGGTCCGGAACGGCAGCCTGACCCGCGTCACCTACGGCGGCGGGCGCGCCAGCCTCGACGCCTTCAACGAGACCGCGCACCTCGGCCCCGACCTCACCTCCTGGCGCTGA
- a CDS encoding Ig-like domain-containing protein yields the protein MSTFGAENPVGRRPVQSRAAQNDGGARGGVAGKSPDHVGAPGSLPTFESNHHVTLEADASDPDGRVSRVEFFINGTKIGEDDTAPYRFVDTQERDSSIQGEEVDASFARAVDDRGAATTSAPERAALRSRDYSGGSLLPLRAINLGGPATAQDNFVCSSCPNAVFYEAGGAGDVRTNGTPLPLAPGVAPVPRVLSPEREDLIRSALSRPGGLEVSVPVPSAPYDVYLWVRAEDAAPYDIEMEGRRVARFDPGEAGRWDRLGPFRLTVEDGALDVASLGAATASFSGLELWRVARPGETPPTVTFDPRPGPGATAGQALPLSVTASAPTERVALLPVESGLQDRGGHGGPLPDRVAKPARRPVHRHRRGAGQHRPLRVAVLVRLHDRRGRARSLKLVSPPRPGSGQPDTLHGWEDPPQPCQPQQPPGAQQQDVEGHPQPPEGTAARLGPPQGPRRDVGAPVAPQVDAQDHAQRQHGEEEGQQGGGEEGGVHHRGLRFPGRGREGWARARLPPG from the coding sequence ATGAGCACGTTTGGCGCGGAGAACCCGGTCGGGAGGCGTCCGGTCCAGAGCCGGGCCGCACAGAACGATGGGGGAGCCAGGGGTGGGGTGGCCGGGAAGTCCCCGGACCATGTGGGGGCCCCGGGGTCCCTGCCGACCTTTGAAAGCAACCACCACGTGACCCTGGAGGCCGACGCCTCGGACCCGGACGGCCGGGTGAGCCGGGTGGAGTTCTTCATCAACGGGACCAAGATTGGGGAGGACGACACGGCCCCCTACCGCTTCGTGGACACCCAGGAGCGCGACTCCTCGATCCAGGGCGAGGAGGTGGACGCCTCCTTCGCCCGCGCCGTCGACGACCGGGGGGCCGCCACGACCTCGGCGCCCGAGCGGGCCGCGCTGCGCTCGCGCGACTACAGCGGCGGGAGCCTGCTGCCCCTGCGGGCGATCAACCTCGGCGGCCCGGCCACGGCGCAGGACAACTTCGTCTGCTCCTCCTGCCCGAACGCGGTCTTCTATGAGGCGGGCGGGGCGGGGGACGTCAGGACCAACGGCACGCCGCTCCCCCTCGCCCCGGGGGTGGCCCCAGTGCCCCGCGTCCTGAGCCCGGAGCGCGAGGACCTGATCCGCAGCGCCCTCTCGCGCCCGGGGGGGCTGGAGGTGAGCGTGCCCGTCCCGAGCGCCCCCTACGACGTGTACCTGTGGGTCCGGGCCGAGGACGCGGCGCCCTACGACATCGAGATGGAGGGCCGCCGCGTCGCGCGCTTCGACCCCGGCGAGGCAGGCCGCTGGGACCGGCTGGGGCCCTTCCGCCTCACCGTGGAGGACGGTGCGCTGGACGTGGCGAGCCTCGGCGCCGCCACGGCGAGCTTTTCCGGCCTCGAACTCTGGCGGGTGGCCCGGCCCGGCGAGACCCCGCCGACCGTGACGTTCGACCCCCGGCCCGGTCCAGGGGCGACCGCCGGTCAGGCCTTGCCGCTCTCCGTGACGGCCTCGGCGCCGACCGAACGCGTCGCGCTCCTACCCGTCGAGTCGGGCCTTCAAGATCGGGGAGGCCACGGGGGCCCCCTTCCGGATCGAGTGGCAAAACCCGCCCGTCGGCCAGTACACCGTCACCGCCGTGGCGCAGGGCAGCACCGGCCTCTCCGTGTGGCCGTCCTCGTTCGCCTCCACGACCGTCGTGGTCGCGCCCGCTCCCTGAAGCTTGTCTCCCCACCTCGGCCCGGCTCAGGCCAGCCGGATACCCTGCACGGCTGGGAGGACCCGCCACAGCCATGCCAGCCACAGCAGCCCCCCGGTGCCCAGCAACAGGACGTAGAGGGCCACCCGCAGCCGCCCGAGGGTACGGCGGCCCGGCTCGGCCCGCCGCAGGGCCCCCGCCGGGACGTAGGGGCGCCCGTGGCTCCCCAGGTTGACGCCCAGGATCATGCCCAGCGTCAGCACGGCGAGGAGGAGGGTCAGCAGGGCGGCGGTGAGGAGGGCGGGGTGCATCATCGGGGGCTCCGTTTCCCCGGGCGGGGCCGGGAGGGGTGGGCGAGGGCGCGGCTTCCCCCAGGGTAA
- a CDS encoding phosphotransferase family protein codes for MTRPDTAPVRPGEELPEGPLREALRGQVEGDLDALAVEQFPGGFSNLTYLVRLGDQEYVLRRAPLGPVAAKAHDMPREFRLLERVHPVLPVAPKPILLVEDAGVLGAPFYLMERRRGTVVRTRLPSEYASVPDAPRKLSQALADTLADLHAVDIDAAGLRGLGKPEGFNGRQVEGWAGRWRRARTDDMPPVDELHDEDVIAWLTAHTPPETAHTLVHNDFKLDNLMLDPGDPSRVVALLDWEMTTVGDPLVDLGLTLTYWTMPEMPGREPNRVGAVASAQGYFTREEFLGRYAGQSGRDVGRVAWYEVLGHFKLAVIVGQIYARYRTGQTRDARFAPLGGQAQWLIGEAWRRIEGTRE; via the coding sequence GTGACCCGCCCCGACACCGCCCCCGTCCGCCCCGGCGAGGAGTTGCCTGAAGGCCCGCTGCGGGAGGCCCTGCGCGGCCAGGTGGAAGGGGATCTGGACGCTCTCGCCGTCGAGCAGTTCCCCGGCGGCTTTTCCAACCTGACCTACCTCGTCCGGCTGGGTGATCAGGAGTACGTGCTGCGCCGCGCGCCCCTCGGCCCGGTGGCGGCGAAGGCCCACGACATGCCGCGCGAGTTCCGGCTGCTGGAACGCGTTCACCCGGTCCTGCCCGTCGCGCCGAAGCCCATCCTGCTCGTCGAGGACGCGGGCGTGCTCGGTGCCCCCTTCTACCTGATGGAGCGGCGGCGCGGGACGGTGGTGAGGACGCGGCTGCCCTCTGAATACGCCTCTGTGCCCGACGCCCCCCGGAAGCTCTCGCAGGCGCTGGCGGACACCCTCGCCGACCTGCACGCGGTGGACATCGACGCGGCGGGGTTGCGGGGGCTGGGCAAGCCGGAGGGCTTCAACGGGCGGCAGGTCGAGGGCTGGGCGGGAAGGTGGCGCCGCGCCCGCACCGACGACATGCCCCCGGTGGACGAACTGCACGACGAGGACGTGATCGCGTGGCTGACCGCGCACACGCCCCCCGAGACGGCCCACACCCTCGTCCACAACGACTTCAAGCTCGACAACCTGATGCTCGACCCAGGCGACCCCTCGCGGGTGGTCGCCCTCCTCGACTGGGAGATGACGACCGTGGGTGACCCGCTGGTGGACCTGGGCCTGACCCTCACCTACTGGACGATGCCGGAGATGCCCGGCCGCGAGCCCAACCGGGTGGGGGCGGTGGCGAGCGCGCAAGGGTACTTCACCCGCGAGGAGTTCCTGGGCCGCTACGCCGGGCAGAGTGGGCGGGACGTGGGACGCGTCGCGTGGTACGAGGTGCTGGGGCATTTCAAGCTCGCCGTGATCGTGGGGCAGATTTACGCCCGTTACCGCACGGGGCAGACGCGGGACGCCCGCTTCGCGCCGCTGGGTGGGCAGGCCCAGTGGCTGATCGGGGAGGCGTGGCGGCGGATCGAGGGGACGCGGGAGTAG